Proteins encoded by one window of Streptomyces sp. NBC_01477:
- a CDS encoding ABC transporter permease, which translates to MIEYVRLEVRRTLRDTGFMIVGVATPLLMYLLFTNLGGGDSSQDKMDYARFSMIGMAAYGALGAALALGPGVAEDKARGWLRQLRVTPLSPLQVVLGRALTAGVTVLPAIVTVFTAGALVNGVRLAVWQWAAAAGLLWLGTIPFTLLGLGNGYGLTAQTTGVVSMVSMMGLSVIGGLWIPVDVFPRWLAAISRWTPTNRFGDLGWSVLDHRAPGPGTVGVLGLWLAIFAGYAVLSYRRSARTV; encoded by the coding sequence ATGATCGAGTACGTACGCCTGGAGGTCCGCCGCACCCTGCGGGACACCGGTTTCATGATCGTCGGGGTGGCCACCCCGCTGCTGATGTACCTGCTGTTCACCAACCTCGGCGGCGGGGACAGCAGCCAGGACAAGATGGACTACGCCCGCTTCTCGATGATCGGCATGGCCGCGTACGGCGCGCTGGGCGCGGCCCTCGCGCTCGGGCCGGGCGTCGCGGAGGACAAGGCGCGCGGCTGGCTGCGGCAGTTGCGGGTCACCCCGCTGAGCCCGTTGCAGGTGGTGCTCGGGCGGGCGCTGACGGCCGGAGTCACCGTGCTGCCGGCGATCGTGACCGTCTTCACGGCGGGCGCGCTGGTCAACGGCGTACGCCTGGCGGTGTGGCAGTGGGCCGCGGCGGCGGGCCTGCTGTGGCTGGGCACGATCCCCTTCACCCTGCTGGGCCTCGGCAACGGCTACGGCCTCACCGCCCAGACCACGGGTGTCGTGAGCATGGTCAGCATGATGGGGCTCTCGGTGATCGGCGGGCTGTGGATCCCGGTCGACGTCTTCCCCCGCTGGCTGGCCGCGATCTCCCGCTGGACGCCCACCAACCGCTTCGGTGACCTGGGTTGGAGCGTGCTCGACCACCGGGCACCCGGGCCGGGAACCGTGGGTGTGCTGGGCCTGTGGCTGGCCATTTTCGCCGGTTACGCTGTGCTCTCCTACCGGCGGAGCGCGCGGACCGTATGA
- a CDS encoding Nif3-like dinuclear metal center hexameric protein, with product MPRVCDVIAALDALWPPALAEAWDAVGLVCGDPAAEVGRVLFAVDPVQEVVDEAVAAGAGLLVTHHPLYLRGTTSVAPVGPAGFKGQVVHDLIRNGVALYVAHTNADRADPGVSDALAAAVGLRVTGPLVPDPADTEGRRGLGRIGTLDTPLSLAEFAERAARGLPATATGLRIAGDPAAPVRTVAVCGGSGDSLFEQVRAAGVDAYLTADLRHHPASEARQAAPLALLDAAHWATEWPWCPQAARQVDTLAERHGWALSTQVSYAVTDPWTAHAPSASSVPSSSPGAPR from the coding sequence GTGCCCCGTGTCTGTGACGTCATCGCCGCCCTCGACGCCCTGTGGCCCCCGGCACTGGCCGAGGCCTGGGACGCCGTCGGCCTGGTCTGCGGCGATCCGGCGGCGGAGGTCGGCCGGGTCCTCTTCGCCGTCGACCCGGTGCAGGAGGTCGTCGACGAGGCCGTCGCGGCCGGCGCGGGCCTGCTGGTCACCCACCACCCGCTCTATCTGCGCGGTACGACGAGCGTCGCCCCGGTCGGCCCGGCCGGCTTCAAGGGGCAGGTCGTCCACGACCTGATCCGCAACGGCGTCGCCCTCTATGTCGCCCACACCAACGCCGACCGCGCCGACCCCGGTGTCTCGGACGCGCTGGCCGCCGCTGTGGGCCTGCGGGTCACCGGTCCGCTGGTGCCCGACCCCGCAGACACCGAGGGCCGCCGCGGCCTCGGCAGGATCGGTACGCTCGACACCCCGCTGAGCCTGGCCGAGTTCGCCGAGCGGGCCGCCCGCGGGCTGCCCGCCACCGCGACCGGGCTGCGCATCGCGGGCGACCCGGCCGCGCCCGTACGGACCGTCGCAGTGTGCGGCGGGTCCGGGGACAGCCTCTTCGAACAGGTGCGGGCCGCGGGTGTGGACGCGTACCTGACCGCCGACCTGCGCCACCACCCCGCCTCCGAGGCGCGCCAGGCCGCACCTCTCGCCCTGCTCGACGCCGCGCACTGGGCCACCGAGTGGCCGTGGTGCCCGCAGGCCGCCCGCCAGGTCGACACGCTCGCGGAGCGGCACGGCTGGGCGCTGAGCACCCAGGTCTCGTACGCCGTCACCGACCCGTGGACGGCGCACGCACCCTCCGCTTCTTCCGTCCCTTCCAGCAGCCCAGGAGCCCCCCGCTGA
- a CDS encoding zinc ribbon domain-containing protein — protein sequence MNAEPADQIRLLEVQALDARIAQLDHKRRTLPEHTELERLGADLAQLRDLLVAAQTEESDTAREQTKAEQDVDQVRQRAVRDQQRLDSGAVGPKDLENLSRELTSLAKRQSDLEDVVLDVMERRETAQERATELAARVESLQAKTAEAEARKSAALEGLDAEGFTASKQREVLASTVPDDLIKLYDKLRAQQGGVGAARLYQKRCEGCRLELNITELNDVRAAPANQVVRCENCRRILVRTADSGL from the coding sequence CTGAACGCCGAGCCCGCCGACCAGATCCGTCTTCTCGAAGTCCAGGCCCTCGACGCGCGCATCGCGCAGCTGGACCACAAGCGCAGGACCCTTCCCGAGCACACCGAGCTGGAACGCCTCGGCGCCGACCTCGCCCAGCTGCGCGACCTGCTGGTCGCCGCGCAGACCGAGGAGAGCGACACCGCACGCGAGCAGACCAAGGCGGAGCAGGACGTCGACCAGGTGCGCCAGCGGGCCGTACGCGACCAGCAGCGGCTGGACTCCGGCGCGGTCGGCCCCAAGGACCTGGAGAACCTCAGCCGCGAACTCACCTCGCTGGCCAAGCGGCAGTCCGACCTGGAGGACGTCGTGCTCGACGTCATGGAGCGCCGCGAGACCGCCCAGGAGCGGGCCACGGAACTGGCCGCCCGGGTCGAGTCGTTGCAGGCCAAGACCGCCGAGGCGGAGGCCCGCAAGTCCGCGGCCCTCGAAGGCCTCGACGCCGAGGGCTTCACCGCGTCCAAGCAGCGCGAGGTGCTGGCCTCGACCGTGCCCGATGACCTGATCAAGCTCTACGACAAGCTCCGCGCCCAGCAGGGCGGTGTCGGCGCCGCCCGGCTCTACCAGAAGCGCTGCGAGGGCTGCCGCCTCGAACTGAACATCACCGAGCTGAACGACGTACGGGCCGCCCCCGCCAACCAGGTCGTGCGCTGCGAGAACTGCCGCCGGATCCTGGTGCGTACGGCCGACTCCGGACTGTAG
- a CDS encoding class I SAM-dependent methyltransferase codes for MTDVLAAFEAAKGFMPADEGMALHEAAGRAAADLGLPLLEVGTYCGRSTILLADAARQAGTVVVTVDHHRGSEEQQPGWEYHDASLVDPHTGLIDTVPHFRRTLHAAGLEEHVVAVVGRSPQVAALWTRPFCLVFIDGGHTDEHATADYEGWAPRVAEGGLLAIHDVFADPADGGQAPYRVYRRALESGAFVQESATRSLQLLRRVTGSVVR; via the coding sequence ATGACTGACGTGCTCGCGGCGTTCGAGGCCGCCAAGGGGTTCATGCCCGCCGACGAGGGCATGGCGCTCCACGAGGCGGCCGGCAGGGCCGCCGCGGACCTGGGGCTGCCGCTGCTGGAGGTCGGCACCTACTGCGGGCGGTCCACGATCCTGCTGGCGGACGCGGCCCGGCAGGCGGGCACGGTCGTGGTGACGGTGGACCACCACCGGGGCAGCGAGGAGCAGCAGCCCGGCTGGGAATACCACGACGCCTCGCTGGTGGACCCGCACACCGGCCTGATCGACACCGTGCCGCACTTCCGCCGCACCCTGCACGCGGCGGGCCTCGAAGAGCACGTGGTCGCGGTGGTGGGGCGCTCGCCGCAGGTGGCGGCGCTGTGGACGCGGCCCTTCTGCCTGGTCTTCATCGACGGCGGGCACACCGACGAGCACGCGACCGCAGACTACGAGGGCTGGGCGCCCCGGGTCGCGGAGGGCGGGCTGCTGGCGATCCACGACGTCTTCGCGGACCCGGCGGACGGCGGCCAGGCGCCGTACCGCGTCTACCGCCGCGCGCTCGAATCCGGCGCCTTCGTGCAGGAGTCGGCGACCCGCTCGCTCCAATTGTTGCGCAGAGTGACCGGAAGCGTCGTACGGTAG
- a CDS encoding ATP-binding protein, translated as MAETFVGRRQELALLGKRLDRVAESGGGVAVALRGRRQVGKSRLVQEFCDRVEAPYLFFTATKGASPVESVGTFFAELRESGLPTDPELVPAAGSASWPDALRVLASVLPDSPCVVVMDELPWLAEQDDLFDGALQTAWDRLLARRPVLLLLLGSDLHMMERLTAYDRPFYGRADTMILGPLNPAETGRALGLNAADAIDAHLVSGGLPGILRVWPHATPAMAFIEDECADPASPLFGVPEAALMAEFPAPDQARRVLEAVGSGDRTHANIAAAAGGRQGALASGSLSPLLHRLVTEKRVLAADLPLSTSPGKPALYRVADSNLRLYLAALRSAQEQARRGRPDSAFDVVRRRWSAWRGRAVEPLVRESLELAAIAGDLPWPDTEAIGGWWNRRFDPEVDLVGADRSPVARTLHFAGSVKWLDSAFDPHDLAALARAVREVPGFVPGATGLVVVSRSGAALPPGAVDLVRSPADLVAAWPAG; from the coding sequence ATGGCGGAGACATTTGTCGGGCGGCGGCAGGAGCTGGCCCTGCTGGGCAAGCGGCTCGACCGGGTCGCGGAGTCGGGCGGCGGGGTCGCCGTAGCCCTGCGCGGGCGGCGGCAGGTGGGGAAGTCGCGGCTCGTGCAGGAGTTCTGCGACCGTGTCGAGGCCCCCTATCTGTTCTTCACCGCCACGAAAGGCGCGTCGCCGGTGGAGTCGGTGGGCACGTTCTTCGCGGAGCTGCGCGAGTCCGGGCTGCCCACCGACCCCGAACTGGTCCCGGCCGCGGGATCGGCCAGCTGGCCCGACGCCCTCCGGGTGCTGGCCTCGGTGCTGCCCGACAGCCCCTGCGTGGTGGTCATGGACGAGCTGCCCTGGCTCGCCGAGCAGGACGACCTCTTCGACGGCGCGCTGCAGACCGCGTGGGACCGCCTGCTGGCCAGGCGGCCGGTCCTGCTGCTGCTCCTCGGCAGCGACCTGCACATGATGGAGCGCCTCACCGCGTACGACCGCCCCTTCTACGGGCGCGCCGACACCATGATCCTCGGCCCGCTCAATCCCGCCGAGACCGGCCGCGCACTGGGGCTGAACGCCGCCGACGCCATCGACGCCCACCTGGTGTCCGGCGGGCTGCCCGGCATTCTGCGCGTCTGGCCGCACGCCACACCCGCGATGGCCTTCATCGAGGACGAGTGCGCCGACCCGGCGTCACCGCTGTTCGGAGTGCCCGAGGCCGCGCTGATGGCCGAGTTCCCGGCTCCCGACCAGGCCCGCCGGGTCCTGGAGGCGGTGGGCAGCGGCGACCGGACGCACGCCAACATCGCCGCCGCGGCCGGCGGCCGGCAGGGCGCGCTCGCCTCGGGGTCGCTGTCCCCGCTGCTGCACCGCCTGGTGACGGAGAAGCGGGTGCTCGCGGCGGACCTCCCGCTGTCCACCAGCCCGGGGAAGCCCGCGCTGTACCGGGTGGCGGACAGCAACCTGCGCCTGTATCTGGCCGCGCTGCGCTCCGCGCAGGAACAGGCCCGCCGCGGCAGGCCGGACTCCGCGTTCGACGTGGTGCGGCGCCGCTGGTCCGCCTGGCGCGGCCGGGCGGTCGAGCCGCTGGTCAGGGAGTCGCTGGAGCTGGCGGCGATTGCCGGGGACCTGCCCTGGCCGGACACCGAGGCCATCGGCGGTTGGTGGAACCGCCGGTTCGACCCGGAGGTCGACCTCGTCGGCGCCGATCGTTCCCCCGTCGCGCGCACGCTGCACTTCGCCGGCTCGGTCAAGTGGCTGGACTCCGCTTTCGACCCGCACGACCTCGCGGCCCTGGCCCGAGCCGTCCGCGAGGTCCCCGGGTTCGTCCCGGGCGCCACCGGCCTGGTCGTCGTCTCCCGCTCCGGCGCCGCACTGCCCCCGGGCGCGGTGGACCTGGTCCGCTCCCCGGCCGACCTCGTGGCCGCCTGGCCGGCCGGGTGA
- a CDS encoding MFS transporter, with translation MDTVSETLGQRTPTDSSGTPARRKRAAPPAWAVLLAVCAGQFLVVLDVSVVNVALPSMRGALGFGETGQQWVVNGYALAFAGFLLLGGRAADLFGRKRTFLVGLGLFTAASLAGGLAQSPWMLITARAVQGLGAAVLAPTTLSILTTSFPEGPERTRAIGTWTAVGAGGGAAGGLVGGLLTDLLSWRWVLLVNVPVGALVLVGAALWLTESRGATVRRLDIPGALLVTAGVTAIAYGIAETESHGWTSAVSLGPLVGGLALLAVFTAVEARTAQPLIPLRLFTIRSVASANTVLFTAGAATFSVWYFLSLYMQQVLHYSPIRAGLSFLPHTIAIIIGSKLAPRLMNRIDARLISVVGGVVAVAGIVWQSRITADGTFLGIILGPGILTMLGAGLLLTPVSAVAMSGVGRGEQGLVSGLLNTSRQLGGALGLTVLATAAASRIAARTSAGAGSGEALASGYGLAFLIGAGFLAVGTCLVVLLPRPAPRPAG, from the coding sequence ATGGACACCGTGAGCGAAACCCTCGGACAGCGCACCCCGACCGACTCCTCCGGCACCCCGGCCCGCCGCAAGCGCGCCGCGCCACCCGCCTGGGCGGTGCTGCTCGCGGTGTGCGCGGGCCAGTTCCTCGTCGTGCTCGACGTGTCGGTGGTCAATGTCGCGCTGCCCTCGATGCGCGGCGCCCTCGGCTTCGGCGAGACCGGCCAGCAGTGGGTGGTCAACGGGTACGCGCTCGCCTTCGCCGGTTTCCTGCTGCTCGGCGGCCGGGCGGCCGACCTCTTCGGCCGCAAGCGCACCTTCCTGGTCGGCCTCGGCCTCTTCACCGCCGCCAGCCTGGCCGGCGGGCTCGCCCAGAGCCCGTGGATGCTGATCACCGCCCGCGCCGTGCAGGGCCTCGGCGCCGCGGTGCTCGCCCCGACCACGCTGTCCATCCTCACCACCTCCTTCCCCGAAGGACCCGAGCGGACCCGGGCCATCGGCACCTGGACCGCGGTGGGCGCCGGCGGCGGTGCGGCCGGCGGCCTGGTCGGCGGGCTGCTCACCGACCTGCTGTCCTGGCGCTGGGTGCTGCTGGTCAATGTGCCGGTCGGGGCGCTGGTCCTGGTCGGCGCGGCCCTGTGGCTGACCGAGAGCCGCGGCGCCACCGTCCGCCGGCTCGACATCCCGGGCGCGCTCCTGGTCACCGCGGGCGTCACCGCCATCGCCTACGGCATCGCCGAGACCGAGTCGCACGGCTGGACCTCGGCGGTGTCGCTCGGCCCGCTCGTCGGCGGGCTCGCCCTGCTCGCGGTGTTCACCGCGGTCGAGGCGCGGACCGCCCAACCCCTCATCCCCTTGCGGCTGTTCACCATCCGCTCGGTGGCCTCGGCCAACACCGTGCTCTTCACCGCGGGCGCCGCGACCTTCTCCGTCTGGTACTTCCTGTCGCTCTACATGCAACAGGTGCTGCACTACAGCCCGATCCGCGCGGGCCTGTCCTTCCTCCCGCACACCATCGCGATCATCATCGGCTCCAAACTCGCCCCCCGGCTGATGAACCGGATCGACGCCCGGCTGATCAGCGTGGTCGGCGGGGTGGTCGCGGTCGCCGGCATCGTCTGGCAGAGCCGGATCACCGCGGACGGCACCTTCCTGGGCATCATCCTCGGCCCCGGCATCCTCACCATGCTCGGCGCGGGCCTGCTGCTCACCCCGGTCTCGGCGGTGGCCATGTCGGGCGTCGGACGCGGCGAACAGGGCCTGGTATCGGGCCTGTTGAACACCTCACGGCAGCTGGGCGGCGCCCTGGGCCTGACCGTCCTCGCGACGGCCGCCGCCTCCCGCATCGCGGCCCGTACGTCCGCGGGCGCCGGCAGCGGAGAGGCGCTGGCCTCCGGCTACGGCCTGGCCTTCCTGATCGGCGCGGGCTTCCTCGCGGTCGGTACGTGCCTGGTGGTGCTGCTGCCCAGGCCGGCTCCGCGCCCCGCCGGGTGA
- a CDS encoding response regulator transcription factor, with protein sequence MTETPQENRPGGPVRVLLAEDQGMMRGALALLLDLEDDMEVVAQVAAGDRIVPEALAARPDVALLDIELPGRSGLDAAAELRRRLPECQVLILTTFGRPGYLRRAMEAGAAGFLVKDGPVEELAGAIRRVLRGERVIDPALAAAALSAGPSPLTPREQDVLNAASDGATVADIAGRLFLSESTVRNYLSAAIGKTGTRNRMEAVRTARQNGWL encoded by the coding sequence GTGACCGAGACACCGCAGGAGAACCGACCGGGCGGACCGGTCAGAGTGCTGCTCGCCGAGGATCAGGGCATGATGCGGGGGGCGTTGGCGCTGCTGCTGGATCTGGAGGACGACATGGAGGTCGTCGCCCAGGTCGCGGCGGGGGATCGGATCGTGCCCGAGGCGCTGGCCGCGCGGCCGGATGTGGCGCTGCTCGACATCGAACTGCCGGGGCGCAGCGGGCTGGACGCGGCGGCGGAGCTGCGGCGGCGGCTGCCGGAGTGCCAGGTGCTGATTCTGACCACCTTCGGGCGGCCGGGGTATCTGCGGCGGGCGATGGAGGCGGGCGCGGCCGGGTTCCTGGTGAAGGACGGGCCGGTGGAGGAGCTGGCCGGGGCGATCAGGCGGGTGCTGCGCGGGGAGCGGGTGATCGACCCGGCGCTGGCCGCCGCGGCGCTCAGCGCGGGCCCGAGCCCGCTCACCCCGCGGGAGCAGGATGTGCTGAACGCCGCGTCGGACGGCGCCACGGTCGCCGACATCGCGGGCCGGCTGTTCCTGTCGGAGTCGACGGTACGCAACTACCTGTCGGCCGCGATCGGCAAGACCGGCACCCGCAACCGGATGGAGGCGGTGCGCACCGCCCGGCAGAACGGCTGGCTCTGA
- a CDS encoding ABC transporter substrate-binding protein yields the protein MSVRRRHTAVVALAAAAGLSLAACGSSSDGAGGGNGTAAKGKDKQSVAKGGKDFGSAADKTAAMGTDAKPGQWPRTVTHAMGTTVIKARPTRVVVLDVGELDNVVSLGVKPVGYAPSEGSPALPSYLKKDGGQPKSVGTINSLNLEAIAGLHPDLILGSQLRAAPQYAALSKIAPTVFSVRPGFTWKQNYLLNAAALDKSAEATAKLADYDGRIKALDAAIGAHKPVVSMVRYMQDGKTRLYGNASFIGTILKDAGIPRPKNQDIDDLAAEISAENIDKADADYIFTGVYGDPGTTDKARAQSNPLWKNLGAVKAGRAFDVPDETWYLGLGVTAADQVVADLQHHLAG from the coding sequence ATGTCTGTCCGGCGCCGCCACACCGCCGTCGTCGCCCTCGCCGCCGCCGCGGGCCTCTCGCTCGCCGCCTGCGGAAGCTCCTCCGACGGCGCGGGCGGCGGGAACGGCACCGCCGCCAAGGGCAAGGACAAGCAGTCCGTCGCCAAGGGCGGCAAGGACTTCGGCTCGGCCGCCGACAAGACCGCCGCGATGGGCACCGACGCCAAGCCCGGCCAGTGGCCGCGCACCGTCACCCACGCCATGGGCACCACCGTGATCAAGGCGCGGCCCACCCGGGTCGTGGTCCTCGACGTCGGCGAACTCGACAACGTCGTCTCCCTCGGCGTCAAGCCGGTCGGCTACGCGCCCAGCGAGGGCTCGCCCGCGCTGCCGTCCTATCTGAAGAAGGACGGCGGGCAGCCGAAGAGCGTCGGCACCATCAACAGCCTGAACCTGGAGGCCATCGCCGGCCTCCATCCCGACCTCATCCTCGGCAGCCAGCTGCGGGCGGCCCCGCAGTACGCGGCGCTCAGCAAGATCGCGCCGACCGTCTTCTCGGTCCGCCCCGGCTTCACGTGGAAGCAGAACTACCTGCTCAACGCCGCCGCCCTCGACAAGAGCGCCGAGGCCACCGCGAAACTCGCCGACTACGACGGCCGGATCAAGGCGCTGGACGCGGCAATCGGCGCGCACAAGCCCGTCGTGTCGATGGTCCGCTACATGCAGGACGGCAAGACCCGGCTCTACGGCAACGCGTCCTTCATCGGCACGATCCTCAAGGACGCGGGCATCCCGCGGCCCAAGAACCAGGACATCGACGACCTCGCCGCGGAGATCTCGGCCGAGAACATCGACAAGGCCGACGCGGACTACATCTTCACCGGCGTCTACGGCGACCCCGGCACCACCGACAAGGCCCGCGCCCAGTCCAACCCGCTGTGGAAGAACCTCGGCGCGGTCAAGGCCGGCCGCGCCTTCGACGTGCCCGACGAGACCTGGTACCTCGGCCTGGGCGTCACCGCCGCCGACCAGGTCGTCGCCGACCTCCAGCACCACCTGGCGGGCTGA
- a CDS encoding DUF2089 domain-containing protein: protein MDWQELTDLTRGRPFVVERVRLAGSGVAVEGQFEPPQLAQLGVDDQVFVAAFVRSHGSIKEMERIFGVSYPTIKARLKRIAEQLDFVDTDPAPTGAADVVDRLRRGEISAQEALAELEGPR from the coding sequence GTGGACTGGCAGGAGCTGACGGACCTGACGCGGGGGCGGCCGTTCGTGGTCGAGCGGGTCCGGCTCGCCGGCAGCGGTGTCGCGGTCGAGGGGCAGTTCGAGCCGCCGCAGCTGGCTCAGCTCGGCGTGGACGACCAGGTGTTCGTCGCCGCGTTCGTCCGGTCGCACGGTTCGATCAAGGAGATGGAGCGGATCTTCGGGGTGAGCTACCCGACGATCAAGGCCCGGCTGAAACGGATCGCCGAGCAGCTCGACTTCGTCGACACCGACCCGGCGCCCACCGGCGCCGCCGACGTCGTCGACCGCCTGCGGCGGGGGGAGATCAGCGCCCAGGAGGCGCTGGCCGAACTGGAGGGGCCCCGGTGA
- a CDS encoding SHOCT-like domain-containing protein gives MNEQRRQILEMLAEGRITADEAERLIDAVGREQPEPPPGAASRAKSRPKYLRVVVDAADDSGGDGRSRVNIRVPLQLLRAGVRLASIVPPQALARVNAELARSGVPIDLTELKPQHIEELIDQLDDVTVDVDDPSAKVQVFCE, from the coding sequence ATGAACGAGCAGCGGCGCCAGATCCTGGAGATGCTGGCCGAGGGCAGGATCACCGCGGACGAGGCCGAGCGGCTGATCGACGCCGTGGGACGGGAGCAGCCCGAGCCGCCGCCGGGAGCCGCGTCCCGCGCGAAGTCCCGGCCCAAGTACCTGCGGGTGGTGGTGGACGCGGCGGACGACTCCGGCGGCGACGGACGCAGCCGGGTCAACATCCGGGTCCCGCTGCAACTGCTGCGCGCCGGGGTCCGGTTGGCGAGCATCGTCCCGCCGCAGGCGCTCGCCAGGGTCAATGCGGAGCTGGCCAGGTCAGGGGTGCCGATCGACCTCACCGAGCTGAAGCCGCAGCACATCGAGGAGCTGATCGACCAGCTCGACGATGTCACCGTCGACGTCGACGACCCGAGCGCCAAGGTGCAGGTGTTCTGCGAGTGA
- a CDS encoding sensor histidine kinase, which yields MAKTKDPAGRQCRKTWWGRGPMEFEQEIEHLKAPDGGALIPWLLMVIGPGTDVVKGEVPVPWLAASGLAVFCVLYVSTIRSAFGERRTGPLPFRLLCALGAVALSLSLGYGGNFMLLFVLVSLCAGCVTRSRRQLGATLTLLSATAGCVSGMHHGGFWSTASLSYGTFLSGLVVSVIITLFHAVDQLKSTRQELARSAVAEERLRFSRDLHDLLGHTLSVVVVKAEAARRLAPRDLEAALTQVGDIESVGRQALTEIREAVTGYREGSLSTELDRARSALAASDIEVVLQESGPPLPPQTEALLGWVVREGVTNVVRHSGATLTRIELHSADGQAHLTITDNGHGPAAAPSPASSASGGTATLRSARTGTGLRGLTERLAAAGGSLTSGAAATGGFRVAAVLPVGEDTAA from the coding sequence ATGGCGAAGACGAAGGATCCGGCCGGGCGACAGTGCCGCAAGACGTGGTGGGGGCGCGGCCCGATGGAGTTCGAGCAGGAGATCGAACACCTCAAGGCACCGGACGGCGGCGCGCTGATCCCGTGGCTGCTGATGGTGATCGGCCCGGGCACGGATGTCGTCAAGGGCGAGGTGCCGGTCCCGTGGCTGGCGGCGTCGGGCCTGGCCGTCTTCTGCGTGCTGTACGTGTCCACGATCCGGTCGGCGTTCGGTGAGCGGCGGACCGGGCCGCTGCCGTTCCGGCTGCTGTGCGCGCTCGGGGCGGTCGCGCTGTCGCTGTCACTGGGCTACGGCGGCAATTTCATGCTGCTGTTCGTCCTGGTCTCGCTGTGCGCGGGCTGCGTGACGAGGAGCCGCCGGCAGCTGGGGGCGACGCTGACCCTGCTCAGCGCCACCGCCGGCTGCGTGTCGGGGATGCACCACGGGGGCTTTTGGAGCACGGCGAGCCTGTCGTACGGCACGTTCCTGTCCGGCCTTGTCGTCTCGGTGATCATCACCCTCTTCCACGCGGTGGACCAGCTCAAGTCGACCCGGCAGGAGCTGGCGCGCAGCGCCGTCGCCGAGGAGCGGCTGCGCTTCTCCCGCGACCTGCACGACCTGCTCGGCCACACCCTGTCGGTGGTCGTGGTGAAGGCCGAGGCGGCCCGGCGGCTGGCCCCGCGCGATCTGGAGGCGGCGCTGACGCAGGTCGGCGACATCGAGTCGGTCGGCAGGCAGGCCCTCACCGAGATCCGCGAGGCGGTCACCGGCTACCGCGAGGGGAGCCTGTCCACGGAGCTGGACCGGGCGCGCTCGGCGCTGGCCGCCTCCGACATCGAGGTCGTGCTCCAGGAGTCGGGCCCGCCGCTGCCCCCGCAGACCGAGGCGCTGCTCGGCTGGGTGGTACGCGAGGGGGTCACCAATGTCGTACGCCACAGCGGCGCGACGCTGACCCGGATAGAGCTGCACTCGGCCGACGGCCAGGCGCATTTGACGATCACCGACAACGGCCACGGCCCGGCCGCCGCCCCGTCCCCGGCGTCCTCGGCGTCCGGCGGTACGGCCACGCTCCGGTCCGCCCGCACCGGCACCGGGCTGCGCGGCCTGACCGAACGCCTGGCCGCCGCGGGCGGTTCGCTCACCTCGGGCGCCGCGGCCACGGGCGGCTTCCGGGTCGCGGCGGTGCTCCCGGTGGGCGAGGACACGGCGGCCTGA
- a CDS encoding ABC transporter ATP-binding protein codes for METTGAVRFSAVRKRFGSVEAVAGLDLQIARGETLALLGRNGAGKSTTIALLLGLDRPDAGEVQLFGAAPREAVRAGRVGAMLQVGQPIPRTTVQELVGFVASTYPHPMPVPEALALAGITELAGRRVDRLSGGQAQRLRFALAVAGGPELLVLDEPTAALDVEARRAFWRSMRGYASRGNTVLFSTHYLEEADGNADRIVVLDRGRTVADGTGEAIKRRVGATLVSFDLAGGGTEGLRGLPGVTAVEVRGDRAVLRSADSDATVLALARTDRVRRLSVAPASLEDAFLTLTAHPAATAATPYEEAAR; via the coding sequence ATGGAAACGACGGGGGCGGTGCGGTTCAGCGCCGTACGGAAGAGATTCGGCAGCGTCGAGGCGGTAGCAGGCCTCGACCTGCAAATCGCCCGGGGCGAAACCTTGGCACTGCTCGGGCGCAATGGCGCGGGCAAGTCGACCACGATCGCGCTGCTGCTCGGGCTGGACCGCCCGGACGCGGGCGAGGTGCAACTGTTCGGCGCGGCACCGCGGGAGGCCGTGCGGGCGGGCCGGGTCGGCGCGATGCTCCAGGTCGGCCAGCCGATTCCCCGGACGACCGTCCAGGAGCTGGTCGGCTTCGTGGCCTCCACGTACCCGCACCCGATGCCGGTGCCCGAGGCACTCGCCCTGGCCGGGATCACCGAGTTGGCGGGCCGCCGGGTGGACCGGCTGTCCGGCGGCCAGGCCCAGCGGCTGCGCTTCGCGCTGGCCGTGGCCGGCGGCCCGGAACTGCTCGTGCTGGACGAGCCGACCGCCGCGCTCGACGTGGAGGCGCGGCGCGCGTTCTGGCGGTCGATGCGCGGCTACGCGTCCCGCGGCAACACCGTGCTGTTCTCGACGCACTACCTGGAGGAGGCGGACGGCAACGCCGACCGCATCGTCGTGCTCGACCGGGGCCGTACCGTCGCGGACGGCACGGGCGAAGCGATCAAGCGGCGGGTCGGCGCGACCCTGGTGTCGTTCGACCTGGCGGGCGGCGGCACCGAGGGGCTGCGCGGCCTGCCGGGAGTGACCGCCGTGGAGGTCCGCGGCGACCGCGCGGTGCTGCGCAGCGCCGACTCCGACGCGACGGTGCTGGCGCTGGCCCGGACCGACCGGGTCCGCCGGCTCTCGGTGGCGCCGGCCAGCCTGGAGGACGCCTTCCTCACCCTGACCGCCCACCCCGCGGCCACGGCCGCAACACCGTACGAGGAGGCCGCGCGATGA